One genomic region from Mytilus trossulus isolate FHL-02 chromosome 9, PNRI_Mtr1.1.1.hap1, whole genome shotgun sequence encodes:
- the LOC134683353 gene encoding patatin-like phospholipase domain-containing protein 2: MNFSFAGCGFLGIYHVGVASCLRQHAPQLVENGIFAGASAGSIISCCLLCGCCLGECTSFILRLATKARSKSLGPLHPSFNIVKILRDALNVVLPEDAHTIASGKLFISLTRVSDRKAVLVSQYDSKEELIQALLCSAHIPFYSGLLPPVFKGTRYVDGGLSDNLPVLDENTVTVSPFAGESDICPSDEVANDAHIHLANTSVQMSGKNLYRITRILFPCKPELLSDMCKHGFDDCLRFLQRNELITCSRHLTVKSSIVSVEESSSSLSLVPSRQESSNLNEEEVDGLCDEENCEDCRIKQKGALVDTLPPIVVEAFQAAISTSFQSYIHRSRTLRCLGVLATPWVLPFDIVYNGVVRLLEYLPSLPQDMTYMYREIIALMTEITARLSNKKRRYTARFTCQLAITEFNLNKDVSRRALPSSSPYQPQPTAPVVRNLNIGFAVDFDTKVRNSLHTLRHLEGHMDHMNIDKISLESSAHGQNVVVSTDMSNMKESTLHNQEIFDTFEQCLHISNEMESVMAYYYKDEEDTQRYNFEEIFDIDKMDMNLPSPSKDSHSPDLSWDSYMEMKPEIEQETEDFINELLNIPETNHHQNEKNLEGHCFRSRSSSLVSGCSAGQSRSNSLQSGGSGGGSRSNSKSNLVL, encoded by the exons ATGAATTTTTCGTTTGCAGGCTGTGGATTTCTAGGGATTTATCATGTGGGAGTAGCGAGTTGTTTGCGACAACATGCCCCTCAACTTGTGGAAAATGGAATTTTTGCTGGAGCTAGCGCTGGTTCTATAATTTCTTGCTGTTTGTTATGTGGTTGTTGTTTAG ggGAATGCACTAGTTTTATTTTACGTTTAGCAACAAAGGCAAGATCGAAATCACTTGGACCTTTACATCcaagttttaatattgtcaagATTTTACGAGATGCTTTAAACGTAGTACTACCAGAAGATGCACATACAATTGCCTCAGGGAAGCTATTTATCTCACTTACAAGGGTTTCTGACCGTAAAGCTGTACTGGTTTCACAGTATGATTCTAAAGAAGAGCTAATACAG GCTCTACTATGCAGTGCTCATATACCTTTTTATTCTGGTCTCCTGCCTCCAGTCTTCAAAGGAACA cGGTATGTAGATGGTGGATTAAGTGATAACTTGCCAGTTCTAGACGAGAACACTGTCACCGTCTCCCCGTTCGCTGGTGAAAGTGACATCTGTCCAAGTGATGAAGTCGCCAATGACGCTCACATCCATCTTGCCAACACCAGTGTACAGATGTCGGGGAAGAATTTATACAGAATCACACGAATATTGTTTCCATGTAAGCCAGAATTACTTAGTGACATGTGTAAACATGGATTTGATGATTGTTTACGATTTCTTCAAAGAAATG AGTTGATAACATGTTCCCGACATTTGACAGTGAAATCGTCCATTGTTTCAGTAGAAGAGAGTTCATCCTCTCTGAGTTTAGTCCCCTCCAGACAGGAGAGTAGTAACTTGAATGAAGAAGAAGTTGATGGTCTGTGTGATGAAGAGAACTGTGAAGATTGCAGAATAAAACAGAAAGGAGCTCTGGTTGATACATTACCTCCTATTGTTGTGGAAG CATTCCAGGCAGCTATAAGTACAAGTTTTCAGTCATATATCCATCGATCTAGAACATTACGATGCCTGGGAGTTTTAGCAACACCATGGgttttaccatttgatattGTCTACAATGGTGTGGTAAG gtTATTGGAATATTTACCATCTTTGCCACAAGATATGACTTACATGTACAGAGAGATTATTGCCTTGATGACAGAAATAACAGCTAGACTGTCCAATAAGAAAAGACGATACACAGCAAG ATTTACTTGCCAGCTGGCTATTACAGAATTTAATTTGAACAAAGATGTCTCAAGACGTGCCTTGCCATCTAGTAGTCCATACCAGCCTCAGCCAACTGCACCAGTGGTTAGAAATCTTAACATAGGATTTGCTGTTGATTTTGACACAAAAGTAAGAAATTCCCTTCACACCCTTCGTCACCTTGAAGGTCACATGGATCACATGAATATTGATAAGATATCTTTGGAATCCAGTGCGCATGGCCAAAATGTTGTAGTAAGTACAGATATGTCTAATATGAAAGAAAGCACACTTCACAACCAGGAAATCTTTGACACATTTGAACAGTGCCTACACATATCAAATGAGATGGAATCTGTAATGGCTTATTACTACAAAGATGAAGAAGACACACAACGctataattttgaagaaatttttgaCATTGATAAGATGGACATGAATCTTCCAAGTCCTTCAAAGGATAGCCATAGTCCAGACCTTTCATGGGACTCCTACATGGAAATGAAACCAGAAATTGAACAAGAGACAGAAgatttcataaatgaacttctAAACATACCTGAGACAAACCATCATCAGAATGAAAAAAATTTAGAAGGTCATTGTTTTAGATCACGGTCAAGTTCATTAGTATCAGGCTGCAGTGCTGGACAATCACGGTCAAACTCTTTACAATCAGGTGGCAGTGGTGGAGGATCACGATCCAATTCCAAGTCTAACCTAGTGCTATAA